The following proteins are co-located in the Acinetobacter shaoyimingii genome:
- a CDS encoding outer membrane protein transport protein, producing MNLKTLSISIILASLPTSAVFAAALDRSGQSIQAFLQPGNYFEAGISVLDADVSGKVKDGWTPANQSRGQIGGTDISDMAESYQFYNAALKVQMTENVSFGLIYDQPFGAKAQYSTNDKTHTNGPSNASPNPTSSAHNLIKNSGAFHNGTEGTNVDVETQNLSMIFGFQPIENFNIYAGGVYQTIKGNVSLRGTAYGPFGSGLCANEVACGQPKDKDGKITPYDAKISEDSAVGWLAGFAYQIPEIALKASLTYRSEIKHKVNVDENIGGIKILTTTVFDPKEFTEGVTDITTPQSVNLDLQSGIMENTVAFAQLRWVDWSNFSIKPHKFGQLGDRLAKANLVPNQFGLVAYDKDQISANVGVGRKFNDQWAGSVMVGWDSGAGNPISTLGPTEGYWSTGLGVQFSPTKDSFIQAGAKYFWLGDAKSQVASDFGTKNYAADFKDNHAIGYSLKIGHRF from the coding sequence ATGAATTTAAAAACTCTTAGTATTTCTATCATATTAGCAAGCTTACCTACTTCAGCTGTATTCGCAGCTGCTTTAGATCGCTCGGGGCAATCAATACAGGCGTTTTTACAACCTGGGAATTACTTTGAAGCAGGTATTTCTGTTTTAGATGCAGATGTATCTGGTAAAGTTAAAGATGGTTGGACACCTGCAAATCAAAGTCGTGGTCAAATCGGCGGCACAGATATTTCAGATATGGCTGAAAGTTATCAGTTTTATAATGCTGCTTTAAAAGTACAAATGACAGAAAACGTGTCATTTGGTTTAATCTACGATCAACCTTTTGGTGCAAAAGCTCAGTACTCCACTAATGATAAAACCCACACAAATGGTCCGAGTAATGCTAGCCCAAACCCAACCAGCTCTGCACATAATTTAATTAAAAATTCTGGCGCATTCCATAATGGAACTGAAGGAACGAATGTCGACGTTGAAACACAAAACCTGTCTATGATTTTTGGTTTCCAACCTATTGAGAACTTCAATATATATGCTGGTGGTGTCTACCAAACAATTAAAGGTAACGTGAGCTTACGTGGTACTGCATATGGTCCATTTGGCTCAGGTTTATGTGCAAATGAAGTAGCTTGCGGTCAACCAAAAGATAAAGATGGAAAAATTACTCCATATGATGCCAAAATTAGTGAAGACTCAGCAGTGGGCTGGTTAGCTGGCTTTGCTTATCAAATTCCTGAAATTGCTCTTAAAGCATCATTAACTTATCGTTCTGAAATCAAACATAAAGTTAATGTGGATGAAAATATTGGTGGTATAAAAATTCTTACCACGACTGTTTTCGATCCTAAGGAATTTACAGAAGGTGTAACTGACATTACAACACCACAATCTGTAAACTTAGATTTGCAAAGTGGTATTATGGAAAATACTGTAGCCTTTGCACAATTACGATGGGTAGATTGGTCAAACTTCTCTATCAAACCACATAAATTTGGTCAACTTGGCGATCGTCTAGCAAAAGCAAATCTTGTACCAAACCAATTTGGATTAGTTGCCTATGACAAAGATCAAATCTCTGCAAACGTAGGTGTAGGTCGTAAATTTAACGATCAATGGGCTGGTTCAGTTATGGTGGGCTGGGACTCTGGTGCAGGTAATCCTATTTCAACACTTGGACCAACTGAAGGCTACTGGAGTACAGGTTTAGGTGTCCAATTTAGTCCAACGAAAGACTCATTCATTCAAGCAGGTGCAAAATACTTCTGGTTAGGCGATGCTAAATCTCAAGTAGCCTCAGATTTTGGTACAAAAAATTATGCAGCTGATTTTAAAGACAACCATGCCATTGGTTACAGCTTAAAAATCGGTCATCGTTTCTAA